In the Dolichospermum flos-aquae CCAP 1403/13F genome, TAACTATAAATATGAGTCATGGTTATTCTCCTACTTGGTAACTTGCTTAATTAAATTAAGCAGGTACTGCTGCTGATTGGGTCAAACCAACTGCTTCAGCATACTTCAAGTAGGTTTCAACGGAAGCGATAACGATCCGAGCTTCAATTGCTAGTAATTCGATACCAACTAAGGAAACACGAACCCAAGCGTCAATTACGATACCTTTGTCGAGGATTCTATCAATAACTTCTGCCAAGCTGGAGGAAGAATTGGTCTTTTCAACTGCCATTTTTTTAATTCCTTGT is a window encoding:
- the gvpA gene encoding gas vesicle structural protein GvpA, yielding MAVEKTNSSSSLAEVIDRILDKGIVIDAWVRVSLVGIELLAIEARIVIASVETYLKYAEAVGLTQSAAVPA